The genomic DNA CACAAAACAACACATCCAAAGAACACCAGTTTGGGGATGGCTACACTAAGAATTCTCagttcttcacagaaaataacaacaataacaatgttgTCATTGGTGTTATTAGTTTTAAGTTATACCTCAGCTTTTaaccaaaactgggactcagtgcAGAGTTTTAAGAAAGCTGAAAACATAGGAGGAAAGAAAGTGAAATAAACCTTAGATAATTGGGGGAAGAGTGGTAAcaaaaaaagaactgaaatgtcaaaaattacttagtcgacctcatgtataaatcgaggtcagattttggggccaaaattatggattttgccatgacctgtggataggtagAGGATAAAActttgaatgtgtgtatgtgtgtgtgcagcaagagagactctcatcgAGGTTTTTTGCTTCAGCGTTCAGCTTTCGTTTCGGTgaaactctttctgcttggctcaagataTAAAGAAACTCTCTCtctatggggaaatctgaaagagctgctatcacattaccatagtgacccgtaaataagCCAACCTgggatttttggggtcaattttggggcataaatttttagacttatagttgagtatacacgGTAGCTCACCTGGTTCACGAGCAACAGCATCTCCCTACTCCAAATCTATTTTGTAAGAAAGACCTTGGTAATGATTGTTAAAAACAATAGTTCTAGGAGTCCCGCCCACCTTTTAATTATTATGCTGTATCAAGTTATATGATCATTTTTACTCTAAGAGCAAACCTCACACCTTGTTTTGCCATATGACTTGAACCTGTCATTGATATACAGTGAACAAGGCTTATGGGACTCTCttactttcatttattttactaCCTCCACTGAGATCCATCAACAGGAGCTGGTGCACTTAGAATCCCGACCTACCTACCGGTCCCAGTAGCAAAATACCATGACATTAAACAGTTTCTAAATGCCAATCCATAGCCAATTCCATGGAACTCTCCCCTTGGCAATCTTAAAACAGAGTAAGTGGCAGAATCTATTACTGCATCAGTTTTGAgtccccatttcttttccctttatgGCTTTTCCCTGGAAAGCAGTATCACAGGATTTTCAGACCCTCCCCCATCATTTGGCTTGCTGAGGACCCATCTGTTTCCACTGGCTTCACCCACCCAATtatctcttcccctcccccttgcttctttcctcttttctgcaTTGGATTGTAACACTGGAGACCAATCTACAGGAGCAAAATCTACAggaacaaaaaaccccaacagaATAGAAATCTCTCAAAAGCAACGGGCTAACTGGACACTGTGTGATGCTTACTCCAATGTGTGTCCAGCTACTGTTCTTCTTGAAAGCTACTGTTCTTCCCTTGCCACAATATCCTTTTTTGCCTGCCTTATAACAGGAATAATAGAATAAAATATCCTCAATAAATCttaaatgcatttaaatttaaatcttaaATCCATGGCATCTTTAAATGTTTTCCCCAAGGTTTCATATATGCCCTGGGTTCCTGCTCCTGAGCATCATCCAGTACTTTCACATGCAAAGGTaacaatcctatgcacacttgcTTAGGAGTAAGTCTTAATACACACTGTGGGACTTATTTATAGTAAACCTTGTTGTGTGCATTTGTTCCACTGAAATCAGGAGGCGGCCAAAAAGGTTAATTCTGTGTGGGTTGTCCCCTTATCCTTTAAAACATAATGTCTACTTCTTGGCAGCCAGTCTTTAAAGAAATAGGAATCCAATATAAAATGCTGCTGAGGGACCACATATCAGTTGCAGATCAAAtattctgcatgcaggaaatcccaggTCCATGAATCCCCAATGGATGCACTGGATGGCTATCGTAGCTGGTCACAAAATGTTCCTCCTCCATGAATTTGCTTCATGCAACCTACCCTCAGGATCACCTATTCCCCAGAGCAGATTTTCAGGGTGTTCCAAACAACTGAAGCAACACCTACCCCCACAGCTCTAACAGAAATGCTTCTTCTCTTAGTGATAGAATGGATCCAAGCCATTCCCATAATGAGAGAGAGGGCAATCATTTGATGGCAGAAAggatataaaaagaaaaggaaaagtggcTGGGATCCAAAGAGCTATACATATAGTTTTGCTTGCCTGAGAGGCCAGCACGCTTGAGTTTCTTAAAAAATAGCCTGATTTGCCTACATGGCAAGCCTACCTAAAACTAGGGCAGCTTTCAGAAGCAATTTGCAGTATGCATATTGGGCCttatattttaaagtttaaaatgtatctttaaaAGCCCCACTGAGCATCTCTGGATCCTGTTCTTATCTTAGAGTTTAGGTGACATACATGTTTCCCCCctccattccccccctccccacagccACCCTGTGAGGAAGCTGTGATGAGAGATACCAGCTGACTCTGTGAGCACAGCCACAGAAGGTGGGAGATCTCAACCTGGGCCTCTTCTGTCGAAGTCTGACATTCTAATCATCATTACACTAAACTGGATCTTTTATAAAAACATGTCATGCTTCTTTCCATTTGTCAGTCTCTAAAATATGATAGAACCATGATAGAGCCAGATGAGGCCACCCTGCCATACACTTCAGGGTTTTATTGACTCAGTTACTCACAGGGAAAAGTGGGATCCCaggaaaaatgaatttcatccaAACAGTGAAATAGCCATATTCCAATTGGTGCTCCCTCATATGTGCTTGACTATAACTACTTTAAACCCCAAGCCAGCATTTTGGCATGCTGACTGTTGATgatgggtgggtgtgtgtgtgcgcgcgcgcgcatgtAGCTCAACAAATATAAAGGGGGCAAGCAAAAGACTTCTGTTGttggtgtgtaccttcaagtcatttcctacttatggcgacccaataGCAAatccatcattattattattattattattattattattattattattattattattattattattattattattattatatttataaagtgctgtaaatttacacagcgatgtacatacaatcttttagtcagatggttcctcaggcttacaatctaaaaagacacgacacaaaaggagaagtgagtggcggtggggaataggatcaggtccagcagatcttcatggggttttcttggcaagtttcttcagagtggctttgccattgccatcctctgaggctgagcgagtgtgactaccccaaggtcacccagtggggtttctaTGTCCAAGccaggattagaaccctggtctcccagagtcctacttcaacactcaaaccactatactatgcttgCCCTAAAAGCATGACTAAAGAAGGCTATACTGGAAAGATGTGCACAGAGCTAGCCTGTGGCACAGCggcaaagcagcaaatggcaAATGTCAAGTCAAGATGTACAgtacccaaggtcagccaggtTATTGTAGCCCATGAGGCAAATAAAGCCCACAAACACTGCATCACATATCTGGCACTAAAAACACAACAGTAACCAaataaataccgtattttcctgTGCATAAGACAACTTTTAAACCCCTTTAAATCTTggcaaaagttgggggtcgtttTATACGCCAGGTTAAGCTAAGCTTCCTCAGGCCGCAAGAGAGCCTCCGCGGCCTGGCGCGTGCACCCGgcctcctcctggcttccaggCCTTCAGAGGCCCGCTGGAGCGCGATTggtctgctccttccttcccaggccTCCAAGGAGGCCGAAAGAGAGACCCACAGGCCGAGTGCGCTCCAGCAGGCCTCCAAAGGCCTAGAAGCCAGGAGGAGGCCGAGTGCACGCACAGGCCGCAGGACTCTCTTCTGGCCTCctcggaggcctgggaagccaggAAGAGGCCAGGTGTGCactctgcttcttcctttccagGCCTCCAAGGAGGCCAGAAGAGAGTCTCATGGCCCGCGCACACACCCGgcctcctcctggcttcccaggcctccaatGAGGCCAGAAGAGAGCCCCGTGGCCCCCGCACGCGCCCGGCCTGTTCCTGCCTTCCCAGGCCTGAGGAGgcccaggcctccacagaggccggaaGAGAGCAGCGCAACCTGGTGCATGCACCTGGCTTGCTCTGCGGCCTGGCGCAATCTCCATCggcctcctcctgccttccaggggtagtcttatacggcaagaATATATCTAATTCTATATTTTTACTTGAAAAGTtgggggggtcgtcttatacgccccgtcgccttatatgctggaaaatacagtaactAACCATCTGTTGGCTTTTCATGACACCCAGTATCTGCTGCTTGAGGCAGCAACCTCACTGTGTCCAATGGCAAGGCCAGCCTGATGCATCAGCAAAACGAAGACAGCTATGCTGCCATCTTTCTCGTAACGTCAAATGTTTGATTTGGTTACAGGattgaagaggaaaaaaattacTGCATTTAAAAATCTCACTGTGGTGGCCACACTCTAATCAGTCTTTGTGTAACATGCCTCTGGGCAGGAAAGGCAGATGCACACTGAGACCTCACCACAAGCATCCTTTGGCAATTCATGACTATACTTCTCTCTGAAAGCCCCATGACAAGATTTATCatcctggtgccttccagatactCCAGACTACACAATTCCCACAGACTCTGACTACTGACTATGCTGACTGGGGTTTatgagagttgtattccaaaacatTTTGTGGCTATTAGGttgctttcccctgaaatattaagaaaagaaattggCATACTACAATGTAAAACACTGGCTTCTGATGCCATATGTTGTTTCAAAAATGCCTCTGGGTTTACTGGGATCCCAGAGgaatttttaccaaaaaaaaaaaaaaagtagctgtAGCCCAGTCCTTCATTTTTCACAATGTGTCTAGCCAACTCGGAGTAGAAGTAAAGTAAATGGCAGTAGTgggcaaatgggtccttgaacagatcaaatcaGAACTcccctgggaaggacaagatgacaaaactgaggctattttattttggccacatcacgagaaggcattaCTCACTCCAAAAtacattaatgcttggaaaagcgtaaggcagtagaaaaagaggaagaacacacaccAAATGGcaagactcaatcagggaagccatgggcctgaatctacaggacttaaACAGACCagggactcttggagatgtctcatccacagagttgcaatgAGTCAGGgcgactcaagggtagttaacaatagcaacaagaaGAAGGATTTCAGCTGGTGTGGCTTATCActcaaccaggtaacaagcagtgGGACGAAAGGCCTCAGGATACCCAGAAcatgggtttggggggggggcataaaagAGCactatgggccacatgtggcccacagtcTACTTTCCTCACTCATATGCTAGAGAGTATCCTGAGGGGTTCAAAGGGAAGGCCAGAAGTGTTTCTTCTGTGTTGCATGCCATTGTGTGCTTTGTTTGCTATAGTATGTTAGCTGTTCTGCTGTCTGTTTCAGTTTTGCCTGGCTACTCAGATGGAGAGTTTGTGGTGTGTGCTTTACTTGGCTCATCATATCTGTTAGTGCACATATGTTGTAAGTGGCTGTTTTAGCATGGGCATGTTCCTGTTAGTATGTGATGTAAGGACTTGTTTTGACTTGTATGAACATTCTCCTAAGCACCACCAGCTCATCTTTTATGAAatgggcctttaaaaaaaaattgtggtggCAAATACATGATTTGGTATTTGAAGCTcagattttctttctgctttttatttAGGTTCTTAGGAAGTTTTATTATAGCCTCATCAGTCTATATTCTAAAAAATGGCAGGGAAGGGGCTTTTGCCTGACCGCATACCCCATGACAATCATTTTGTGAGCGAACGCCTCCCCCACAAGGCAGCCATCCTGAGACAACACCCATGACATTCTCTGAATTCCAAATGTGTTAGACAAAAATACAGAAAGACACAGAAGCTGAAGCCAACTTACCCCTTGTATGCCAGGTGGGAAGACATACTGGATTATGATGGTACCATATTTCTCATAACCAGGGAGCAGCAGACTTGAGTCCTTGGAGACCAGCATGCGCCCATTCTCTGGCTGGTTGCCCACCAGCTGCCCATAGAAGCGGCCACACATCGGGCAGGCTTTCTTGACTTGCAAGGCCCGGGTGATACAGTCCTCGCAGAAGGAGTGCTTGCACTTCTCCAGAGTCTTAATGTTCTGGATCTCCCCTAAGCAGATGGGGCACTGGCtgtcctgttcctcctccccGCCCCGCGAGCAGCTAGCTACCCCTCCGCTCCCACTGACCACTCTGGGCCCGGAGGTTTGCTGCCCTCTGGATATCAAGCCAGCCCCTCGGCGGTGAAGCTCTACTGCCCCATGCTCTCTGTTTTTCTCCATTAAGGCCATGCAGCCCATCAGCTCACTCTGGCGCTGGGCCTTCTTCAATTCCTTCTCAGTCTCCTTGAGCAGAGCCTTGAGGGCCTTACGGGCCAGGTACAGGCCATTGCTGGGCCCGTGGGCAGGCATGGTGATCTGCAGCACGTAGATCTCTGAGGTTTCACCATCAATCAAGATGCTCaccttgttttcttctttcagctTGACCAGCTTGGCAGGGCTTTCCTTGGTCAGAAAGTCCCAGACGTGCTTATTTACCGTGAGCCTATTTTTGGTGGTGCCTCCGCAAGCAGCCATCCTGGATAAAACAAATGAtactggaaaggaggaggaggaggaggaaaagagagagtcacacacacacagagagagagagagagagagagatgggggtgTGAGAGAGGGCAGTCATCAAAGCGACTCCTGGCAGGATTaaagacagacacacaaacagacaGCCACCCACATTCCACCCACCCCATCCTAAGTGGAGAGCTGGCCTGGAATCAAGACTTCCATTGGTCCCGTTTGGAGGAAAAAACTGCTGAGCAAAACATATACCAGAAACCCATTAAGAGATGCTCAGATATTCAAAATGTCTAACTCTTTGTTCAGCTTCAATACATTCATACTGCATAATCCCATGCTAATACAACACCCTTTCAAACTAACAGAAGATTTGAATAATCAGAAAGGGGGGATTTTAACTGCCTAGATACTGGAGACATGGTTAAACTTAACAACTGCAAAGCTTTAGAGGAGGACAGTGTAAAAAGGGAAAGATAGTcccatgaatgtctagtcgtaacctaATGGAGGGGCCcctgctcatctctgttactaagtcgaagagccagcgttgtccgaggactgctttggtggtcacgtggccagcatgacagcactgaatgttgtttaccttcccaccgaactggtacctacttatctacatgcatttgcatgctttcaaactgctaggctggcagaaccTGAGATGAGTGATGGGAGATCACCCCACATGCAGCACTTGTGCCTCAAATTGAACCTTCTGGTCTTATAATCGTCAATCTGTATAGTTCAGTTTAGCATCTTAACTACTAAACCACCGCATTCCCgaaataaatactctaaataacaTCTTAACTATTTTTCCTAAGGATTGGCTTTGCCAtcgggcggtatagaaataataataataataataataataataataataataataataataataaatatatgccCTTCCCCATTGCATGAAAGGTTTTTCAAAATGTAAATGGCAGACCTGGGGGAAAGGGACTGATCTGAGCTACAGAAcaactcttccttttttttttactttcttttctttgattgatgtatttcaaattatataccggtatgtatttttatgatgtttttacttgctgtaatcctgcttcgattattattgttattagagTCTACTGCAGAGTAAAAgcctgttgttattgctgttgacGACTTATgttgatgtattattattattattattattattattatttctatcccacctttttatACAATTGAGActgaaagcagtttacaatgatTAAATAGAGagtcacacagagagagagacccccAAATCacccagtcatcaacagccccgctcaagttttgcaaactcagggctgtggcttccttgactgagaaGGCCTTTGCCCCCTGCCTGCTCTTTGCTTTAGTAGAGAAAGCCCCATTCACACATTATTCTGTCTTTAAGATTTACTTTAATCTTGGGAAGTTATGTGCATTCTTATGGCTTGGGTTAGTTTGTGAGATCACTCAGCCTATATATGTATGACTTTTTCCTGCCTCttagttctttttttctctctcttacaaatacacacatttttgcaTGGAGGAGGCAGGGTAAACACAAATTTGGTTTGCACAGGCTTGGGAAAGTTTTGGGatgacaagtcccagaatctctcagccagcatggtgagCAGTTTCCAAGATGTGACGCAGGTCAGACTGCTGTCCATCCAGCTTACTATTATCAGCTCTGACACCAGTTCTCCTGGGACTCATTCAGAAGTCTTTCTGCTATCTAATTCTCTTCAATGATGCCAAGTCAGGAACTGAGCTTGGGATCTTCTACGTGCAGAGCATATCCTGTACTACTAAACTACAACTCCTTCTAAGACAATGGGCCATACTCAGGGCACTGCCAGCATGCCAATTTCTCTAGGAGTTCtaaatgttgatgcaactgtagCCAATGGTGCTGGATTCTTGGTGTTAGTCCAacaaccaacatggtgtagtggtttgagagttgaactatgactctggagactagagttaaATTATTCACTTGGCcagggaagcccactgggtgaccttgggtgcatcacacacactcagccctagaaaaacctgtgttaggtttgtcttagggctaCCATAAGTAGGGATGCGGGGTTGGGTagggattaattttgtattttattgtattttaaatgtatttttactgttgtaatccgcccAGATTCTTTGTGACTGGGcaagttataaataataataataataataataataataattattattattattattattattattaaactcaaaagcacatgacaacagcaacaGCCCAACACCATCCGCAATGCTCTGCATTCCCCTATTCTAGATTATCAGTGATGATCAATGAGtcaactgaatattttaaaacagcaaaagagattgtgtgacatattctctctctcgttctctgtccctcacacacacacacacacacacacacacacacacacatcatggcAGGATAAATAATGGCTTTAATATTGCAACAAAACTATACagattattaaaacatatatacattggATATGATTTTGCATACATACAGTTCTGCAACAAACAGCAGGTCTTTCAAAATAAGAACAGTGCTGTGCACTCCAAGGTTCTCTTTCTGAGACAATGGGCTCAAGATGGAGGATCCTTAAGGGACACTTGCCAATCCCAAATAGAATGTTACAGGGTAATCAGAACCCACCAGCAACCCACGAGGAATAAAGGATTACTTAAAAAGCAGAATTCAAAGCCTTTGGAGAGGCATAGTCTAGGAGAGTAATCCACAGAGCTTTATAGATGGAAGCCTAATTGGGTGGAATGGGTGAGAGGCACACATAACATAACGAAGACACATCTCAATCCCAagcagatttattcagaagcaaaCTGCAGAGAATTTAGTGCAGTTTGTCTCCTTAGTGTTTCACAAATTTCTCATTATGGAGAGGCACTAATTGGAGATGCACCTGGAAAAAGTTTCTTTTCAAAGCTTCAATGCCACCAGGGGGTTTATTTTTAGATCATGTTTTATTGTCCTGTTTTGGAGAGAGCACTTAGGCACACAGGAATCTTTATTCCTTGAATTAACTCCTTGCAACCTGCCTATCTCACAGCACCATAGTGTGTCCTACCATTATGAGCATTATTACCACAGGACACATCAAGATAGATCTGAGTTTTTTGTTTCAACCACACTGATGTTGCCTAACTCAAAGAGAATGACTGTAACAACAAATTCACTTTTAGCTAAAAGTAGGTAGTCATCCAAGTATCAATGTATGTCTAGGCCTGCAGCACTGAGGGTTCCCTGTTGAGaagcaaatggactttaaatttccagTACTTTGATAATCTCCTTATTGtggcatggccagaaggaggaagaacctgcctgcaaaagatatcctccccagcacaccatctttactaaagactgaaacaacatgtaggcgtctgactaacatctccaattgtttttttcctcctgtttggtttgtaacatcttgcttgatgaagaagcccatgaaacttcgaaagcttgcaacaagtatattctgcattttggttggctaataaagatatcactgatggatctTTGTTAATatcaatgtaaatccatgcttctcagtcaggctcaaaagaggggagacttggaaattcctcctggacagaaggatttGGAATGGAGGACATAAGAGCTCAAAACAGTCGTatcaatataaatccatgcttctcaaccatgctccaaagggaggacattctCTGGAATTCCTTAGAAGGTTGAGATGGATGGATGACATAACTAAGGAAGAGCTAAAAACACTTACTatcaatgtaaatccatgcttcttagccatgctcaaaagggaggacacttgGGAATTCCTTCATAAGGTTTGGAATGTAGGGTATGACCAAATAAGAGCTAAAACACTTAATatcaatgtaaatgcatgcttctcagccatgctcCAGAGGGAGGACATTCTCTGGAATTACTCAGAACGTTGAGAAGTATGGAGGCCAAAACcaagaaaaagctaaaaacacttaagGGCTCTCATTTTCTGATGCCCACATCCTAGGGAAATGGAGAAACAAGAATTCTTCAGGATTAACTGATACATTGGAGGGGGatgggattttaaaaagagaaacccaCCTGTAGGGTAAGCTACGATTGCAGTGCCTTACCTGGTGAGCCCATGGGAAAGGCTGAAAGTGAGGACCAGCCAGATGTGGGAGTTCAGCTGAATGATGAATCAGAAACtgcaaatgggaaagaaaagggtGTGTTAGGTTATGGCTATGCCTAGGGGAAAAGTGCATTATATTTATAGCTGCTAAACCCAAGGTGAAGCTCCACCCAGGAGCATACTTCTTGGAAcaatcatataacaccggttctgaagtcccttcactggctgccaattagtttccgggcaagatataaggtgttggtgatgattacctttaaagccctacatggcttgggtccagaatacttaagggaatgccttcttccatactgtccgtcccacacattaaggtcctctgggatgaatctacttcagccaaaaaaaatctaggctaacttcagtcacccagagggccttttccaatGCTGCTCTGA from Sceloporus undulatus isolate JIND9_A2432 ecotype Alabama chromosome 2, SceUnd_v1.1, whole genome shotgun sequence includes the following:
- the DTX3 gene encoding probable E3 ubiquitin-protein ligase DTX3, with the translated sequence MGSPVSFVLSRMAACGGTTKNRLTVNKHVWDFLTKESPAKLVKLKEENKVSILIDGETSEIYVLQITMPAHGPSNGLYLARKALKALLKETEKELKKAQRQSELMGCMALMEKNREHGAVELHRRGAGLISRGQQTSGPRVVSGSGGVASCSRGGEEEQDSQCPICLGEIQNIKTLEKCKHSFCEDCITRALQVKKACPMCGRFYGQLVGNQPENGRMLVSKDSSLLLPGYEKYGTIIIQYVFPPGIQGVEHPNPGVRYPGTTRVAYLPDCPEGNKVLALFRKAFDQRLTFTIGTSMTTGRANVITWNDIHHKTNCTGGPQLFGYPDPTYLARVQEELRAKGITND